The Miscanthus floridulus cultivar M001 chromosome 17, ASM1932011v1, whole genome shotgun sequence genome has a window encoding:
- the LOC136517076 gene encoding ras-related protein RABA1f, producing MAYRADDDYDYLFKVVLIGDSGVGKSNLLSRFTRNEFSLESKSTIGVEFATRSIHVDDKVVKAQIWDTAGQERYRAITSAYYRGAVGALVVYDVTRHVTFENVERWMRELKDHTDANIVIMLVGNKADLRHLRAVPTEDAKAFAEREKAFFMETSALEAMNVEDAFTEVLTQIYRVVSKKALDIGDDPAAPPKGQTINVGGKDDVSAVKKSACCSS from the exons ATGGCGTACCGGGCGGACGACGACTACGACTACCTCTTCAAGGTGGTGCTCATCGGGGACTCTGGCGTCGGCAAGTCGAACCTGCTCTCGCGCTTCACGCGCAACGAGTTCAGCCTCGAGTCCAAGTCCACCATCGGCGTCGAGTTCGCCACCCGCAGCATCCACGTCGACGACAAGGTCGTCAAGGCCCAGATCTGGGACACCGCCGGCCAGGAAAG GTACCGTGCTATCACAAGTGCATATTACCGCGGAGCAGTAGGGGCACTCGTTGTCTACGACGTCACACGGCACGTCACTTTCGAGAACGTGGAGAGGTGGATGAGGGAGCTCAAGGACCACACGGACGCCAACATCGTGATCATGCTTGTCGGCAACAAGGCGGATCTGCGCCACCTCAGGGCCGTCCCGACCGAGGACGCCAAGGCCTTCGCCGAGAGAGAGAAGGCTTTCTTCATGGAGACGTCGGCCCTGGAGGCGATGAACGTGGAGGACGCCTTCACCGAGGTCCTCACCCAGATCTACCGCGTCGTGAGCAAGAAGGCCCTCGACATCGGCGATGACCCTGCGGCGCCTCCCAAGGGCCAGACCATCAATGTTGGCGGCAAGGACGATGTGTCGGCGGTGAAGAAGTCTGCCTGCTGTTCGTCTTAG